One part of the Sorangiineae bacterium MSr11954 genome encodes these proteins:
- a CDS encoding serine/threonine protein kinase, which translates to MRYLKPDDPRAEGADVSGEVFGNYRALERIGHGGMAAVYLAEHVSIGGKFAVKVLRTELASDPDATARLLNEARASAAIQHPGIVQVFDVGALPGGALYIVMEYLEGRDLRAHLARQGPLQEGVVIEIARQVASALHAAHVQGVVHRDLKPDNIFLVPQLSARMGLQVKVLDFGIAKIANQSGHVTQSGALLGTVSYMSPEQLEDSARVDARTDVYSLGCVMFEMAAGQPPFSAPGKGDLEILTSILQSPFPSVRAFNPAISLELDALIAAAAARDRGVRVPSMEALHIGLNRIEEAERRLRLRAPSPTPAQHITLIQPGRAAPVDIVGGATLHDLRSPVAESEPRAPEQGTWARSGATLHDRGIWREALDRTKSSFDENDAHIVLALLQDLFLDVDPQADANLFALHGPLRELGEHSFFCLLMPERSNELGTAVFADSSKELERILKSLGAAARKIVLVVTSAPALGSGVRRKILDYRQAFNAWVLPLFVAELRAAHRRGGDPEMVRLFFERLTELHRPLDPFDDVGPKRDALKFVGMWVQRNELVAALHEPGPIVAISGLPGSGKSSLVNMAEYDSLAKFHRVRCASAADRTVDGLVAEICAVLRKSFGSASKGVGGLRNVEGQPKLRETLFAAVPESTKPGEVVLVLEDVDCLLEPLCAPASDARVECSKARAFWTTLAALCEQDRIGVLVTGVRTSLLKERRLSDWENPLATHVRSIVMDPFGEDTCARYVADTGLMANLRFEEGATKAVYEWSAGYIDIARAIGSKVFESKQLRSSNERFFEPTIVAPEDVRTAAAQLAGSIELFRNALSWLSSSERAVLDHVAAQRPRSVRALHRGLAVDVPREQTAEAMRWLARLGLVSYDRGRHRVRGALLERWLRLNAVPADLENSQRNIRGLLLGLTLTGTLLAIWMGLVVLHHVSRHPTTSRDGCIYEAFHDQYGIPGAEYEVTIRCQCEMHGTNIRLRAVDTASTFDKQLGPSEAVACDAQSRARRISIHLAEPTEGAQAATFALTDGHTDLLSFAIRSSPWIKAGVSLKTALAYLAAIPAAIGGIATFSKEFLAALRRLAQTFGLMRHRRRLEADAGPRNVPRSSG; encoded by the coding sequence ATGCGCTATCTCAAGCCCGACGATCCGCGCGCCGAAGGGGCCGACGTTTCGGGTGAGGTGTTCGGAAATTACCGCGCGCTCGAGCGGATCGGTCATGGCGGCATGGCGGCGGTTTACCTCGCCGAGCATGTGTCGATTGGCGGCAAATTCGCGGTCAAGGTCCTGCGCACCGAGCTCGCGAGCGATCCCGATGCGACCGCCCGTCTGCTCAATGAAGCGCGGGCCAGCGCTGCGATTCAACACCCGGGGATCGTTCAAGTCTTCGACGTCGGGGCCTTGCCGGGCGGAGCTCTCTACATTGTCATGGAGTACCTCGAGGGACGCGATCTGCGCGCGCACCTCGCGCGCCAAGGGCCTCTCCAGGAGGGGGTCGTCATCGAGATTGCGCGGCAGGTGGCGAGCGCCCTGCATGCCGCACACGTGCAGGGGGTGGTTCACCGGGACCTCAAGCCCGATAACATCTTTCTCGTTCCCCAGTTGAGTGCGCGCATGGGGCTGCAGGTCAAGGTCCTGGACTTCGGCATCGCCAAAATCGCCAACCAGTCGGGGCACGTGACCCAGTCCGGCGCGCTGCTTGGAACCGTGAGCTACATGTCCCCGGAGCAACTCGAGGACTCGGCGCGCGTCGATGCGCGGACGGACGTGTATTCGCTCGGTTGCGTGATGTTCGAGATGGCGGCGGGCCAGCCCCCGTTTTCAGCTCCAGGAAAAGGGGATTTGGAAATCCTGACATCCATCTTGCAGTCGCCGTTTCCGTCCGTGCGCGCGTTCAATCCAGCCATTTCGCTGGAGTTGGACGCGCTCATCGCCGCCGCAGCGGCCCGGGATCGCGGCGTCCGCGTCCCGAGCATGGAAGCGTTGCATATCGGCCTCAATCGAATCGAGGAGGCCGAGCGGCGCCTGCGCTTGCGTGCGCCCAGCCCGACCCCGGCGCAGCACATCACGCTCATCCAGCCCGGTCGCGCGGCCCCCGTGGACATCGTCGGTGGCGCGACCTTGCATGACCTTCGGAGCCCTGTCGCGGAGAGCGAACCGCGCGCGCCCGAGCAAGGCACATGGGCGCGGTCCGGGGCGACCCTGCACGATCGTGGAATATGGCGCGAAGCGCTGGACCGCACCAAATCGTCGTTCGATGAGAACGATGCGCACATCGTCCTCGCGCTCCTTCAGGACCTCTTTCTCGACGTGGATCCCCAGGCGGATGCCAACCTGTTCGCGCTGCATGGCCCGCTCCGCGAGCTTGGAGAGCATTCATTCTTTTGCCTGCTGATGCCGGAGCGCAGCAACGAGCTCGGCACCGCCGTCTTCGCCGACTCCAGCAAGGAGCTCGAGCGCATCCTGAAATCGCTCGGGGCGGCGGCGCGCAAGATCGTCTTGGTGGTCACGTCTGCGCCTGCGCTCGGATCGGGGGTGCGGCGCAAAATTCTCGACTATCGGCAGGCCTTCAATGCGTGGGTGCTGCCGCTCTTCGTCGCCGAGCTGCGGGCGGCGCATCGCCGAGGGGGCGACCCTGAAATGGTCCGTCTCTTCTTCGAGCGATTGACCGAGCTCCATCGGCCGCTCGACCCCTTCGACGACGTCGGGCCCAAGCGCGATGCGCTCAAGTTCGTCGGCATGTGGGTGCAGCGCAACGAGCTGGTCGCGGCCTTGCACGAGCCCGGTCCGATCGTGGCCATTTCCGGGCTGCCCGGCAGCGGCAAGTCGTCCCTCGTCAACATGGCCGAGTATGACAGCCTGGCGAAGTTCCATCGCGTGCGCTGCGCGAGCGCGGCCGATCGCACGGTGGACGGGCTGGTGGCCGAGATCTGCGCCGTGCTGCGCAAGAGCTTCGGATCGGCGTCCAAAGGGGTGGGCGGACTACGGAACGTCGAGGGACAGCCAAAGCTCCGTGAAACGCTCTTCGCCGCGGTGCCCGAGAGCACGAAACCGGGCGAGGTGGTGCTGGTGCTGGAGGACGTGGACTGCCTCTTGGAACCGCTCTGCGCTCCCGCATCCGACGCGCGGGTCGAGTGCAGCAAGGCGCGCGCGTTCTGGACCACCCTCGCCGCTTTGTGCGAGCAGGATCGCATTGGAGTGCTGGTCACGGGCGTGCGCACCTCTCTCCTGAAAGAGAGGCGGCTCTCCGATTGGGAGAACCCGCTCGCCACCCACGTGCGCTCGATCGTCATGGATCCCTTCGGCGAGGACACCTGCGCACGCTACGTGGCCGATACCGGCTTGATGGCCAACCTGCGGTTCGAGGAGGGCGCGACCAAAGCGGTCTACGAGTGGTCGGCGGGATACATCGATATTGCGCGCGCCATCGGGAGCAAGGTCTTCGAATCGAAGCAGCTTCGCAGCAGCAACGAGAGATTCTTCGAGCCCACCATCGTCGCGCCCGAAGACGTCCGCACCGCGGCCGCGCAGCTCGCGGGCTCGATCGAGCTCTTCCGCAATGCGCTCTCCTGGCTCTCGAGCAGCGAGCGCGCGGTGCTCGATCATGTGGCCGCGCAGAGGCCGCGCTCCGTGCGCGCGCTGCACCGAGGGCTGGCCGTCGACGTCCCGCGGGAGCAGACCGCCGAAGCGATGCGCTGGCTCGCGCGTCTGGGCTTGGTCTCCTACGACCGGGGCCGTCATCGCGTGCGCGGCGCCCTGCTCGAGCGCTGGCTACGCCTCAACGCGGTCCCCGCCGACCTCGAAAATTCGCAGCGCAATATCCGAGGGTTGCTCCTTGGGCTCACCCTGACCGGAACGCTCCTCGCCATCTGGATGGGATTGGTCGTTCTGCATCACGTATCGCGACACCCGACCACCTCCAGGGATGGCTGCATCTACGAGGCGTTCCACGACCAGTACGGGATTCCGGGGGCCGAGTACGAGGTCACCATTCGCTGCCAATGCGAGATGCACGGAACGAACATACGACTGCGTGCGGTCGACACGGCTTCCACCTTCGACAAGCAGCTCGGTCCGAGCGAGGCCGTGGCGTGCGACGCACAATCGCGCGCGCGGCGCATTTCGATCCACCTCGCCGAGCCGACCGAGGGCGCGCAAGCCGCGACCTTTGCGCTCACCGACGGGCATACGGACCTCCTCTCGTTCGCGATCCGAAGCAGCCCTTGGATCAAGGCGGGTGTGTCGCTCAAGACCGCCTTGGCCTATCTCGCCGCAATCCCTGCCGCCATTGGAGGCATCGCCACGTTCTCCAAAGAGTTCTTGGCGGCCCTCCGCCGGCTCGCACAAACGTTCGGCCTCATGCGCCACCGCCGCCGTTTGGAAGCCGATGCGGGGCCACGGAACGTGCCGCGCTCGTCGGGGTGA
- a CDS encoding matrixin family metalloprotease yields the protein MPHAPSADRAEGGATREPVRTYRIRAYATTTYAAQTIDWKRRLSDLLDDANRVLGPAIGARLQLDECRSWGLASEDDLPSTLASLRSADAGADVDWVIGLVGALPRLSSSFHDIGVAEIDGKHVILRAAGELGELAAAEQNFEALQADERAELVRARKRHRAVAVLLHEIGHTLGAIHTRDPRSLMSPQYDSHMDAYGDPSTSLMRATLSHRNDMDLRSRARAQLTILDGAPETTWIPSERNATRARLRNVLEPSPQPTTAPAEKPLPNDIAALPENDRSLYLQALRAYENGDITAAYDTGRPLFGSRPDVYSVQDLRCKLALAAGGAWSGTRAECEALMKIAGPKSDASPKKRSR from the coding sequence ATGCCCCACGCCCCATCGGCCGATCGAGCCGAAGGCGGAGCCACCCGAGAACCGGTACGCACCTACCGAATAAGGGCATATGCGACAACGACCTACGCAGCGCAGACCATCGACTGGAAGCGTCGATTGAGCGACCTTCTCGACGACGCCAATCGGGTCCTCGGGCCGGCCATCGGCGCACGGCTTCAACTCGACGAATGCCGCAGCTGGGGTTTGGCGAGCGAAGACGATCTCCCATCGACATTGGCGTCCCTGAGGAGCGCCGATGCGGGCGCCGATGTCGATTGGGTCATTGGCTTGGTGGGCGCGCTCCCGCGCTTGTCGTCCTCGTTCCACGACATTGGAGTGGCCGAAATCGATGGCAAACACGTGATTCTTCGGGCGGCGGGGGAGCTCGGTGAGCTCGCAGCAGCCGAGCAAAATTTCGAAGCACTGCAGGCCGATGAGCGCGCGGAGCTCGTGCGCGCACGAAAGCGGCATCGCGCCGTGGCCGTCCTTCTCCATGAAATCGGCCACACCCTCGGCGCCATCCACACCCGCGACCCTCGAAGCTTGATGTCCCCGCAGTACGATTCCCACATGGACGCGTACGGCGATCCGTCCACATCCTTGATGCGCGCGACCCTCTCCCACCGTAACGACATGGACCTGCGCTCCCGCGCACGGGCTCAACTCACCATCCTGGACGGCGCACCGGAGACCACCTGGATCCCGAGCGAGCGCAACGCCACCCGCGCGCGTCTCCGCAATGTCCTCGAGCCCTCGCCGCAGCCGACCACCGCACCAGCCGAAAAACCATTGCCGAACGACATCGCCGCGCTCCCCGAGAACGACCGCTCTCTCTACCTCCAGGCGCTGCGCGCGTACGAGAACGGCGACATCACCGCGGCGTACGACACCGGGCGCCCCCTCTTCGGCTCGCGCCCAGACGTGTACTCCGTGCAAGATCTGCGCTGCAAATTGGCACTCGCCGCCGGCGGTGCATGGTCCGGCACCCGCGCCGAATGCGAAGCCTTGATGAAAATTGCCGGCCCCAAATCCGACGCTTCACCCAAGAAGCGATCACGGTGA
- a CDS encoding EF-hand domain-containing protein encodes MGISAFLERKLAKRFETFDTNGDGAIERVDFELSVERMGRAFGLDADDARLQRLRALSLGLWEHLASAADRDGDGRIDLAEYEEAFVTGLLETPESFDQGYVPFLEAIFAIADTDGDGRLDVAEHIRWTGSLMNLPEADARDIHRRLDRDGDGYIASRDLLDAIREFYFDEHPESAGSWLLGKLKG; translated from the coding sequence ATGGGGATCTCGGCATTTCTCGAGCGCAAGCTCGCCAAGCGATTCGAGACGTTCGATACGAACGGTGATGGCGCCATCGAGCGGGTCGATTTCGAGTTGTCGGTCGAGAGGATGGGGCGCGCGTTCGGTCTAGACGCGGACGACGCACGTCTGCAGCGGTTGCGCGCGCTGAGCCTCGGGCTTTGGGAGCATCTCGCCTCCGCGGCCGATCGAGATGGCGATGGCCGGATCGACTTGGCGGAGTACGAAGAGGCATTCGTCACGGGGCTGCTCGAGACACCGGAGTCTTTCGACCAAGGCTATGTACCGTTTCTCGAGGCCATCTTCGCCATCGCCGATACCGACGGAGACGGCCGCCTCGACGTCGCCGAGCACATTCGCTGGACAGGATCGCTGATGAACCTCCCCGAGGCGGACGCCCGCGACATTCATCGTCGCCTCGATCGGGATGGCGATGGCTACATCGCATCGCGCGATTTGCTCGACGCCATCCGCGAGTTCTATTTCGACGAGCATCCCGAGTCGGCGGGGAGTTGGCTTTTGGGCAAATTGAAGGGTTGA
- a CDS encoding aminopeptidase, with product MARSHFSKHRARRLGLSFLSLLAIACSSTDEPPPAIDRAAEALEAEATDYDVARYDLRGELDWTRSRLVATVGVTLQPRGLATIVLDSAVAAIKAVRGAGGAQLPFTVDTERQKLRVDLPSEARARDSIRLEIDYEAEGVVSSDYVQYARFFMVPALKGDPAPVRAAFTFSERYGAHFWMPSHDTPSDRAIFSVDLRLPAHETMIANGNFVSDEFDRATNTHRVKYDSGFTLPTYIMAFSAGELERERPHAGPGHDHDHEGGRRGPPLSIWHRRGIPNDYDRVFRETSRAMKTFERLVGPYPFASYAQVFMPGTWGEENATVTLLGESYLDYALYDGLDVAGHELAHQWFGDLVTNETFYDAWFKEGMATLLEMENLRTYLDEDEVGLLGSEGRAPREGEPIVRDRSIPILRYGTGPYARAAWLLTQIRSIVGEAAFWRTLRDVLREHRYGTIGTEAFVRAFAPRLGAETTAGVQRALVAKSIPRLRVEALPEGGALVTLRDPEGAFITPVTVRFIAPDGTTREQTLELDTPVALARRVPGELLVIDPLDVHPDLKVFAAQDSASSAASYEASVVPLLVPDGEPARARWLRAGGTHQTTVLARTLPAIAPDAFEAFVGELDSEVAKTLAVQRACDVAADPALDGPARAGWARTIARALLRQPPTLGLSALGEKRLAACGKVVDVERLFAVDWARLESGLPLGGVSEHRVAFLSQFDLRPARQFSVWSRIAKRSNSLNQRGIAVANLAQYAQNALVPKADVPAWRAFFAGLLSESQDQRVLGHALHGVVATKGETLSANTAALAGLNGVLHDPVDHWFGEVHSNAVCAAYALIPGAPASAAWQDFVRGLSDARLKPAVLEIVNDPARCASGLP from the coding sequence ATGGCGCGTTCCCACTTTTCCAAGCATCGTGCGCGAAGGCTCGGCCTTTCCTTTCTCTCCTTGCTGGCCATCGCATGCTCCAGCACGGACGAACCGCCGCCCGCGATCGACCGCGCCGCCGAGGCGCTGGAGGCGGAGGCGACCGACTACGACGTCGCGCGGTACGATCTCCGAGGAGAGCTCGACTGGACCCGCAGCCGGCTCGTGGCCACCGTGGGCGTCACCTTGCAGCCTCGCGGGCTCGCGACCATCGTCCTCGATAGCGCGGTCGCCGCGATCAAGGCGGTGCGGGGCGCCGGCGGCGCGCAGCTCCCTTTCACGGTCGATACCGAGCGCCAGAAGCTGCGCGTCGATTTGCCCAGCGAGGCGCGGGCGCGAGACTCCATCCGGCTCGAGATCGACTACGAGGCCGAGGGCGTCGTCTCGTCCGACTATGTGCAGTATGCACGCTTCTTTATGGTGCCCGCGCTGAAGGGCGATCCGGCGCCAGTGCGCGCGGCGTTTACGTTCTCCGAGCGCTACGGGGCGCACTTCTGGATGCCCAGCCACGATACGCCGTCGGATCGGGCGATTTTCTCGGTCGATCTGCGGCTGCCGGCCCATGAGACGATGATCGCCAATGGCAACTTCGTCTCGGACGAATTCGATCGTGCGACGAATACGCACCGCGTGAAATACGATAGCGGCTTCACCTTGCCGACGTACATCATGGCGTTTTCGGCCGGCGAGCTCGAACGCGAAAGACCGCATGCAGGTCCCGGCCACGACCATGACCATGAAGGCGGACGTCGCGGCCCCCCGCTCTCGATCTGGCACCGCCGAGGGATCCCGAACGACTACGACCGCGTGTTCCGGGAGACATCGCGCGCGATGAAGACGTTCGAGAGGCTGGTGGGCCCCTACCCGTTCGCGAGCTACGCGCAAGTGTTCATGCCCGGCACGTGGGGCGAAGAAAACGCCACCGTGACCCTCCTCGGAGAGTCCTATTTGGATTACGCGCTTTACGACGGGCTCGACGTCGCCGGCCATGAGCTCGCGCACCAGTGGTTCGGTGATTTGGTCACCAACGAGACGTTCTACGACGCGTGGTTCAAGGAAGGAATGGCCACCCTCCTCGAAATGGAGAACCTGCGGACCTACTTGGATGAAGACGAGGTCGGGCTCTTGGGCAGCGAAGGCCGCGCGCCCCGCGAGGGCGAGCCCATCGTTCGCGATCGATCCATCCCCATTCTCCGTTATGGAACGGGGCCGTATGCGCGCGCCGCGTGGCTGCTCACCCAAATTCGAAGCATCGTCGGAGAGGCCGCCTTCTGGAGGACGCTGCGCGATGTCCTGCGCGAGCACCGCTACGGAACCATCGGCACCGAGGCGTTCGTGCGCGCGTTCGCGCCGCGGCTCGGGGCCGAGACGACGGCCGGGGTGCAGCGCGCGCTGGTCGCGAAGAGCATCCCCAGGCTTCGCGTGGAGGCTTTGCCCGAGGGCGGCGCGCTGGTCACCCTTCGCGATCCCGAGGGCGCCTTCATCACCCCCGTGACCGTCCGGTTCATCGCCCCCGATGGAACGACGCGCGAGCAAACCTTGGAGCTCGATACCCCCGTCGCGCTCGCGCGCCGCGTGCCCGGTGAGCTCCTGGTGATCGACCCGCTGGACGTGCACCCCGATTTGAAGGTGTTCGCCGCCCAGGACAGCGCCTCGTCGGCCGCGAGCTACGAGGCGAGCGTGGTGCCGCTGCTGGTGCCGGACGGCGAGCCGGCGCGCGCACGATGGCTCCGCGCAGGCGGCACGCATCAAACGACCGTCCTCGCGAGGACCTTGCCCGCGATCGCCCCCGACGCCTTCGAGGCGTTCGTGGGCGAGCTCGACTCCGAGGTGGCCAAGACGTTGGCCGTCCAGCGCGCCTGCGACGTCGCCGCCGATCCGGCGCTCGATGGGCCGGCGCGCGCGGGGTGGGCGCGCACCATCGCCCGCGCTCTGCTTCGGCAGCCGCCCACCTTGGGTCTCTCCGCCCTCGGGGAGAAGCGGCTCGCCGCGTGCGGCAAGGTCGTCGATGTCGAGCGGCTGTTCGCGGTCGATTGGGCTCGGCTCGAGTCGGGGCTCCCGCTCGGCGGGGTGAGCGAGCATCGGGTGGCGTTCTTGTCCCAATTCGATCTTCGACCGGCCCGGCAATTCTCCGTTTGGTCGCGCATCGCCAAGCGCTCCAACTCGCTCAACCAGCGTGGAATCGCCGTCGCCAACCTGGCCCAATATGCGCAGAACGCGCTGGTGCCCAAGGCAGACGTCCCTGCGTGGCGCGCGTTCTTTGCCGGTCTGCTGTCGGAGTCCCAGGACCAAAGGGTGCTCGGTCACGCGCTCCATGGGGTGGTGGCCACCAAAGGCGAGACCCTCTCCGCCAACACCGCGGCCCTCGCCGGGTTGAACGGCGTTCTCCACGATCCGGTCGACCATTGGTTCGGAGAGGTGCACTCGAACGCGGTGTGCGCGGCCTATGCGCTCATCCCGGGCGCGCCGGCCTCGGCCGCGTGGCAGGACTTCGTGCGGGGTCTCTCCGACGCCCGGTTGAAGCCTGCCGTGCTGGAGATCGTGAACGATCCCGCGCGTTGCGCGTCGGGGCTTCCGTAG
- a CDS encoding cation transporter: protein MPTPRDRVKKLTFGGALLAALAASSCCWVPLVLGALGLGGAFAVALGTYRPYAATLAALLLAAGFAFMRETPRGAEPDACGCAPAREEKAARAMGWLWGAIVVLVAVAPSALAPWAARRPATDAPDHLVEAVVSVRGIDCEACALPLSAALGKLGGFHDLRLDVAAQTATVRYEPAPARLEAYVAAINDLGYEAALPDGRGSNR from the coding sequence ATGCCCACCCCGCGTGATCGAGTCAAAAAGCTGACATTTGGCGGTGCCCTGCTGGCCGCCCTGGCCGCGTCGTCGTGTTGCTGGGTGCCGCTCGTCCTAGGCGCCCTGGGGCTGGGCGGTGCCTTCGCCGTGGCCCTCGGGACCTATCGACCGTATGCCGCGACCTTGGCCGCGCTGTTGCTCGCGGCGGGGTTCGCGTTCATGCGCGAAACGCCGCGGGGCGCAGAGCCCGACGCATGCGGCTGCGCGCCGGCGCGCGAGGAGAAGGCGGCGCGCGCGATGGGGTGGCTCTGGGGCGCGATCGTCGTCCTCGTCGCGGTGGCGCCATCCGCACTCGCACCCTGGGCGGCGCGACGTCCCGCGACCGACGCGCCGGACCACCTGGTGGAGGCGGTGGTCTCCGTGCGCGGCATCGATTGCGAAGCGTGTGCGCTGCCGCTGAGCGCCGCCCTGGGGAAGCTCGGAGGCTTCCACGATCTCCGGCTCGACGTGGCCGCGCAAACGGCCACCGTGCGCTATGAACCTGCACCGGCCCGCCTCGAGGCGTACGTGGCGGCGATCAACGATCTTGGATACGAAGCGGCGTTGCCGGATGGGCGTGGGTCGAATCGATGA
- a CDS encoding metalloregulator ArsR/SmtB family transcription factor, with product MPVRCEPPETGRARIARWKKAMAFTPDLDERAAVIGVLAQPTRLRLFYLLDRLGEVCVCDLADILGVSQSAVSQHLAKFKAYGLVTVRRDNQTLFYRIADKPELASMRRLALSGIASGMGP from the coding sequence ATGCCCGTCCGATGCGAACCCCCCGAGACCGGTCGCGCCCGGATCGCGCGCTGGAAAAAGGCGATGGCCTTCACCCCCGATCTGGACGAGCGCGCGGCCGTGATCGGTGTCCTTGCGCAGCCGACGAGGCTCCGGCTCTTTTACCTGCTCGACCGGCTCGGCGAGGTGTGCGTGTGCGATCTGGCCGATATTCTGGGCGTCTCGCAGTCGGCGGTCTCGCAGCACCTCGCGAAGTTCAAAGCCTACGGGCTCGTCACCGTCCGGCGCGACAACCAGACGCTCTTTTATCGGATCGCGGACAAACCCGAGCTCGCGTCGATGCGCCGCCTGGCGCTCTCGGGTATCGCGAGCGGCATGGGCCCGTAG
- a CDS encoding LysR family transcriptional regulator, with protein sequence MSLSALQLDAFYAVVRAQSFGRAARALHLTQPALSMRIKALEEELGQRLFLRSARGIALTDAGTRLLRYAQARETLEKELVSDLTAPPGEGLGGTLRIAGFSSVVRSLVVPALARLARANRRLRLEIASRELDELEGLLDRAGADFVLLDRALERVGLEHVRLGVERLVLVESATYETPRDVYLDHDQSDTITQRFLRRNGQSTARLKRWYLDDIYGLLDGAAQGLGRAVVPRHLLQGKRRLREVPGLRSITSPVVLHYWRQPSYPRAHQAILDALLREVTSRLRARNLTAILTP encoded by the coding sequence ATGAGCCTCTCTGCCCTGCAGCTCGACGCCTTTTATGCCGTGGTCCGCGCGCAAAGCTTCGGGCGCGCGGCCAGAGCGCTTCATCTCACGCAGCCCGCGCTCTCCATGCGCATCAAGGCGCTCGAGGAGGAGCTCGGACAGCGGCTCTTTCTGCGCAGCGCGCGCGGGATCGCGCTAACGGACGCGGGGACGCGGCTGCTGCGGTATGCGCAGGCGCGCGAGACGCTCGAGAAGGAGCTGGTCTCGGACCTCACCGCGCCGCCCGGCGAAGGGCTCGGGGGGACCCTCCGCATCGCCGGCTTTTCCTCGGTGGTCCGCTCGTTGGTCGTCCCTGCCCTCGCCCGCCTCGCGCGGGCGAACCGGCGGCTGCGTCTGGAGATCGCGTCGCGCGAGCTGGACGAGCTCGAGGGCTTATTGGATCGCGCGGGCGCCGATTTCGTGCTGCTCGATCGCGCGCTCGAGCGGGTGGGCCTCGAGCACGTGCGCCTCGGTGTGGAGAGGCTCGTGCTCGTGGAGAGCGCGACCTACGAGACCCCGCGCGACGTCTACCTCGACCACGACCAATCCGACACCATCACCCAGCGCTTTTTGCGGCGCAACGGACAGAGCACCGCCCGCTTGAAGCGCTGGTACCTGGACGACATTTACGGCTTGCTCGACGGCGCCGCCCAAGGTCTCGGCCGCGCCGTCGTGCCGCGGCATCTCTTGCAGGGCAAACGCAGGCTGCGCGAGGTGCCCGGCCTGCGCAGCATCACCTCGCCGGTGGTGCTGCACTACTGGCGGCAACCCAGCTACCCGCGCGCGCACCAGGCCATCCTGGACGCCCTGCTCCGCGAGGTGACCTCACGCCTGCGCGCGCGCAACTTAACGGCTATCCTCACGCCATGA
- a CDS encoding aminotransferase class I/II-fold pyridoxal phosphate-dependent enzyme has product MTKEHSTGRLRAETVCVGAGRTPMRVGEPLNVPLIMASNFRAGHAGEYARDDGTATWAALEAAVGALEGGSALAFASGMGATAAIADLLPPGARVVVPRDSYIAMRVLFDEAGRWEVRTVDITDTEATLAAAAGADLLWLESPTNPLLDVADLPALCKGARAAGVRVVVDNTFATPLLQRPLELGADVVMHSATKFIGGHSDLLLGLTVTADPDLYKRLRRRRELAGATPGGLEVFLALRGLRTMPVRLRQGERSAAALAQRLHEHPQVARVRYPGLPTDPGHARAAAQMDGFGAVLSFEVHGGAARADAVCEAVRVITSATSLGGVESTIERRAKLPRQEHVPPSLLRFSVGCEHLDDLWSDLEAALAATA; this is encoded by the coding sequence ATGACCAAAGAGCACTCGACAGGGCGGCTGCGTGCAGAGACGGTTTGCGTGGGCGCGGGGCGCACGCCGATGCGGGTCGGCGAGCCCCTGAATGTGCCGCTGATCATGGCGTCGAACTTTCGCGCAGGGCACGCGGGCGAGTATGCGCGCGACGATGGAACGGCGACGTGGGCCGCGCTGGAGGCCGCCGTCGGTGCGCTCGAGGGTGGCTCCGCGCTCGCGTTCGCGTCGGGGATGGGCGCCACGGCGGCCATCGCGGACCTGCTCCCGCCGGGCGCCCGCGTGGTCGTGCCGCGCGATTCGTACATCGCCATGCGCGTGCTCTTCGACGAGGCGGGGCGGTGGGAGGTTCGTACGGTCGATATCACGGACACGGAGGCCACCTTGGCGGCTGCGGCGGGCGCGGATCTTCTGTGGCTCGAGTCGCCGACCAATCCCTTGCTCGACGTGGCCGATCTTCCCGCGCTCTGCAAGGGCGCCCGCGCGGCCGGGGTGCGCGTGGTCGTCGACAACACGTTCGCCACGCCGCTCCTCCAGCGGCCGCTCGAGCTGGGCGCGGACGTGGTGATGCACAGCGCGACCAAGTTCATCGGCGGCCACTCCGATCTCTTGCTCGGGCTGACGGTGACCGCCGATCCGGATCTGTACAAGCGCCTGCGGAGGCGGCGCGAGCTCGCGGGCGCGACCCCCGGCGGTCTCGAGGTGTTTCTGGCGCTGCGCGGGCTGCGGACCATGCCGGTTCGTCTGCGGCAGGGCGAGCGAAGCGCCGCGGCGCTCGCGCAGCGCTTGCACGAGCACCCCCAGGTGGCGCGCGTGCGCTATCCGGGCCTGCCCACCGATCCGGGCCATGCGCGCGCCGCGGCGCAGATGGATGGCTTCGGCGCCGTGCTCTCGTTCGAAGTGCACGGCGGGGCCGCGCGCGCCGACGCCGTGTGCGAAGCTGTCCGCGTGATCACCTCCGCCACCAGCCTCGGCGGCGTCGAGAGCACCATCGAACGCCGCGCCAAGTTGCCGCGGCAGGAGCACGTGCCCCCGAGCCTCCTTCGGTTCAGCGTCGGCTGCGAGCACCTGGACGATCTCTGGTCGGACCTCGAGGCGGCCCTCGCCGCCACGGCGTAA